The nucleotide window GCCTTTCTATGAAATATGAGAATATGGGCATTATTTGGTTTGATGCTCATGCAGATCTAAATACACCCGAAACAACTCCTTCTGGAAATATCCATGGTATGCCGCTTGCAACAAGCTTAGGTCTTGGTCATGAAAGATTGACGTCAATTTTACATGGTGCACCAAAAATTAAACAGGAGAACATTGTTATTATTGGGGGTCGCTCAATTGATGAGGGTGAACGTCTTCTTATTAAAGAGCGCGGCATTAAAGTGTATACAATGCATGAAATTGATCGTTTAGGAATGACCTATGTAATGGAAGAAACAATAAAATATTTTAAAGAGCGTAAAATTGATGGGCTTCACTTATCATTGGATTTAGATGCTTTAGATCCATTGTATACACCGGGTGTAGGGACGCCAGTAGCAGGTGGGATTACGTACAGGGAAAGCCACTTAGCAATGGAAATGATACAAGAGTCAGGCCTCCTTACATCGACAGAATTTGTAGAGGTAAATCCAATCTTAGATGAGCGCAATAAAACAGCAGATGTTGCGGTCGCGTTGATTGGTTCGTTATTTGGGGAAACTTTAGTGTGAAAATTGAAAAATATCCCATTCTTTACCGAGAAATTTGTTATAATAAATAACGGATTTTGCGGTGGTTGAAATGTAGCCTTTTTTTCAAAAAAGTTTTACGTTAAAAGTGAAACCTTTTGGCAACCTAACCGTAAATATAGAACAGCTAAAAAGGTGGAGAGAAAAGACAATGGATGCGTTAGTGAATAAAAGAATAAAGCAAGTGCTTAAAGGTGATCAAAACGCATATGCCGATATTGTTAACCTCTACCAGCACAAGCTGTATCAAGTATGTTACCGGATGCTTGGTAACAAACAAGAAGCGGAGGATATTGCACAGGAAGCTTTTATACGTGCTTATATTAACTTACATTCTTACGACCAAAAAAGGAAATTTTCTACATGGCTTTACCGAATCGCAACGAATCTTTGTATTGACCGTATACGAAAGAAGAAGCCAGATTATTATTTAGATGCTGAGGTCGCCGGTACGGATGGTCTTGATATGTACTCACAAATTGCTGCAGACGAACAACTTCCTGAGGAAGCCGTTGAGCAAATGGAGCTTCAAGATCGTATCCAATATGAAATCAGCCGCTTACCAGACAAATATCGTTCGGTAATCGTTTTAAAATATATTGAAGAAATGTCGCTTCAAGAAATTAGTGAAATTTTAGATATGCCACTAGGGACGGTAAAAACGCGTATCCACCGTGGACGAGAAGCTTTACGAAAGCAGTTAAATAATTTATAGGAGGACGATACGCATGAAAACGTGTGCATCAGAATTCGTCAATTATATGCACGAATATTTAGATGGTGATATTAGTCGTGAGCATGAGCAACAGCTGAAGCTTCACTTACAAACATGCCCTGATTGCCAACAACATATGCATGAATTAAGTGACACGGTTGCGTTTATCAAGAGTGCAGCGCATATTACTGCCCCTCCTGGCTTTGAGGAACAAGTAATAGGTCGTTTACCGAAACGCAAAAGTTCTGTCGGCATAAAACGTTGGTTCCGCCAGCATCCAGTGTTAGTGGCAGCAGCTGTATTTTGCTTATTCATGAGTGCTACATTGCTAGGTAACTACTCAAATGACAATCAATTCTCTGTTACAAAGCAACCTAATTTAGTTGTAGATGGCCAAACCGTAACGGT belongs to Solibacillus sp. FSL R7-0682 and includes:
- the rocF gene encoding arginase: MEKKEVSIIGVPCDYGQQRRGVDMGPSAIRYAGLQHRLVMLGYDVEDEGNIQVVDRDVLSEVDEKLLNLDEVVKVNTALAEKVRDVLEMNRFPLVLGGDHSIAIGTLAGLSMKYENMGIIWFDAHADLNTPETTPSGNIHGMPLATSLGLGHERLTSILHGAPKIKQENIVIIGGRSIDEGERLLIKERGIKVYTMHEIDRLGMTYVMEETIKYFKERKIDGLHLSLDLDALDPLYTPGVGTPVAGGITYRESHLAMEMIQESGLLTSTEFVEVNPILDERNKTADVAVALIGSLFGETLV
- the sigW gene encoding RNA polymerase sigma factor SigW; the encoded protein is MDALVNKRIKQVLKGDQNAYADIVNLYQHKLYQVCYRMLGNKQEAEDIAQEAFIRAYINLHSYDQKRKFSTWLYRIATNLCIDRIRKKKPDYYLDAEVAGTDGLDMYSQIAADEQLPEEAVEQMELQDRIQYEISRLPDKYRSVIVLKYIEEMSLQEISEILDMPLGTVKTRIHRGREALRKQLNNL
- a CDS encoding zf-HC2 domain-containing protein, which translates into the protein MKTCASEFVNYMHEYLDGDISREHEQQLKLHLQTCPDCQQHMHELSDTVAFIKSAAHITAPPGFEEQVIGRLPKRKSSVGIKRWFRQHPVLVAAAVFCLFMSATLLGNYSNDNQFSVTKQPNLVVDGQTVTVPAGEVVKGDIVVKNGDIVIEGEVDGNVTVINGNYMASTAVVTGQVEEIDEVFEWLWYNIKSGFNDFVGLFE